Within the Debaryomyces hansenii CBS767 chromosome E complete sequence genome, the region ATAATTGGTGCACCTTagatatttatttaagATGTCCGCTAAGATAGAGGATTTTGAAGAAGCGTTTCGGGTTataaaaattgatgaaaataactATGTGGGTGCACATCCGTTGAGGTTACCCATGAGCATTGCAAGAGGTGTTTACGGAGGACATATATGTGCACAAGCTTTAGTAGTTGGCATGGAGTCAGCTCCGGGATATGTTCCTGATTCCTTTCATTTATACTTCATTGGGGCAGGGAGTAATAAAATACCTATGTCGTATAAAGTGACGAAAGTGCTCCATGGAGATGCATATGCCAGTCGATTAATTGAAGTAGTGCAATATGGGcaaattaaatcaaattgCATGGTTACTTTACGAAAGAAAGGTGTTTTGGCGCAGTCTAGTAAGTCCAGTAGAGACAAAAATCTCGACAACCCATCTGAAGTTCCCCATGTTCACACGAAGGATGAAGACCCCAACAAATTGCATATTGTCCACCACACCGATTATATTAGGAATGCATATTCAGATGAATTCTTGGACCATGAATTAGTGCCCCATGAGAAGGACCAGGACCCGTCCGACCGTTGGATCACTGTTTACAGCGGAATTGAGCAACGAAAATCTTTTAAAGACCCCCTTTTCAATTATGTCGGTATAGCAGACTTATCAGACTCTGCTCTCTTAACAACCCTCGCCAGAGTAATGCACTTCCCATGGAACCCCACCGAAAAATATGCTCCGGAAGAGTTTGATAGTAATAGAGATGCACGTACCCTACTCAAAGTGTCCTTCAACATCCTACACATATTCCACTACAATGCAATGTCTTTAGATCaccatatttattttcactCGGACGATTACACGAAAGCATTCGATGTATGTCAAGATTGGTTGACCTTCACTTACCAAGTAAAACGGTTATCCAATCACCGTTCGCTAGTGAGGGGTCATTTATACAACAACGAAGGTAGGTGCGTCGCTACTGTGGTTCAAGAAGGTTTAGCCTACCTTTTTTCGGATGTTGCCAATCACCTTAAACTATAGGAACTATGTTGAATAGCCATGGGCTTCGGTTGGTGCATCCGACCACGTGATTGTGGCATCTCATCGATGATAGTTCCCAACATATTAAACCTCGGTTAAATAGAAAAACTACTTAGGCAGTGTTGCAGGCATGTCAACTGATAAGTGgttttgttgaaaatgatagaagagtattaataaaattattttatatatataggtttacttattctttttcagataaaacttttttttttgcagCATTCATTTACAAGTCACCAATATGTCTGATGTCCtgattaataattctatcaCTGTCCAGCAGTCAAGACTCGAGAAAGCATTCGAATTGCGTAAATTGTCAGATGTCAAATATGAAGGTGTCAAACCATTAGCCAAACCTTCGTTGAATTCCCGTGGTGTTTATGGAGGAAACTTATGTGGCCAGGCATTGCTCGTTGCAATGGAAACGTGTGAAGCTGGGTTTACACCACATTCGCTCCATTCATACTTCATTAAAGCCGGAGATGATACCATGCCATGTCAATATGAGGTAGAAAAGTTAAATGACGGTAAGAACTTCGCCAACAGACTTATCAGAGTATCCCAGAAAGGTCAGATGAAATATATTGTGATGATTTCACTcaccaagaagaattcgCGAGCCAACACCGCCAAAGAGTATGCCAAGGACCCTAAGAAGCAATCACCATTTGAATTTCAGGCCCCAGTAGCCTCGAATTTCTACAAATACAAGCATGAAGATTTACCAGTCACCTACAACGATCATACAAAAACATTACAGCACAAAATTCCTCCAGATTTTGTGGATCACAAGTTAAACCCTGATGAATCGAAAAAATCAGCCGCTGAGAGGGACTTATCGTTTTGGCTTAGAATCGATGATGCTTCCAAAGACCCAAAATACAAGTACGCGGGCTTTGGTATAGTATCAGACTCTCTCTATTTGACTTCCTTGTCAAGAGTATTGCATTTGCCTATTCTGGGTAATGGAATCGGTAGCAGTGGTGGTAAAGGTGATCATTTTTTCTCGGTTTCCTTGGACCACTCAATCTACTTCCACGACGACTCCTTCGACCCTTCCAAATGGgtttttttcaatttttctacTCCAAGATTTAGTAATAACAGGGTTTTATTACAGGGGGGCTATTACGACGAAAATGGTAAATTATTTGCCAGTATTGTCCAAGAGGGCTTGGTGTTTTTCCATAGTGGCTCTGAACATAAAGCTAAATTATAGATTTCCTATTTATTTTCTGTGATCTAAATACACACAACTAATAGACTTACTAATTCCGCTATTATTAGAAGCCTAAAACTTCTGAACTGTATAACCCCTCCCTGAGCGAGTCCCGAGCTTATGGAACTCTGTCGGCTCTGCGCCAACATCTATTTCCTTCGATCTCTTAATATCCACGGTACAATCAATTGTATGAGGAGCACCGTTGGGGAAAAAGAAATCTTGAGGTTTATCCTCGGCACATCACGATCTACAACTCCGCGATACAAATGGTTAAATGGAACACTCATATAAATATCGTTTATGTCCTCCGATTCAAATATGGGGTGATTATTGTGCATTTTATAGTTATATTCACCCCATATATAACACCCGAAGTAACCATGAGTATTGCAGAAGTTTACGACAATGTTACGGTGTGCAAAATAGAAGAGAAGTTCTCTTTACAGAAAATTACAGATACGGTTTTGGAAGGTAATTATCCATTAGAACCATTTCAAGCAGGAGCTAGAGGTACCTATGGCGGTGAGTTTGTTGCGCAGGGAATCTTAGCGGCTTGGGAAACTGTTGAAGACCCAGATTTCAGTCCACACTCGTTTCACtcatatttcttgaaggCTGGGAGCCACGAATCTGTAATGAGATGGGAAGTAACAAAGACTATGCAAGGTAGAAACTACTGCAACAGATTAGTGCATTGTTACCAAAAGCATAACAACCAACTTTGTTTCATATTAACTGCATCTTTTAcaagaaataattcaattcacCAAAGAAAGCTCGATTATGCGACCAACCCTGATAACAAAATACCGTTTGAGTTTCAAAGATCTCctcaatatttctttgacAAGTACTACGATAAGTTGGACGAGATGCCTTATTATGAGCATACGAACGGTAATTTACAGCATATAATCCCCCCAGAATTCCGTACCGGAATGCCTTCCGATTTTCTTTCCCAAGAAACGGGGATGAGAGACATAGGATTTTTCCTTCGAGTCAACGATGACGTCAACTTAGCTAAGGATAAATTGAAAGCCAAGTTGGTCAGCATGGCTTTTGCGTCTGATAGTCTCTATCTCTCGCTTTTAGTGTGCTCATTAGGAATACCTTTGACCATCGACgtctttgaattttttagaGTCAGTTTGGATCATACAGTCTACTATCATGATATCGATTTTGATCCTACAAAGTGGCTCTTTTTAGATTATAGATTTTCGAGAATGAGTAACGACCGAGTCTTGTGTCAATGTCAAGTATTCAACGAAAAGGGTAACATGGTGGTTagtattattcaagaagctATAGCATTAATACCCAAAAAGTTCATTGAAAAGGCTGTAGGTGGCtcatataaattataattggTTTGATACATTCGTATCCTTACGTATAGGTATTTATAATTCTGtgaattaatatttgtatatttatgataatgatacATGGTTTTGCATAGAATTCGGTAGACTCACTTTGCACATGAATAACCGATATAAGCATGCGCCGAAGTCTTTgcaaatatatatagacGGATTTCTCAGCAGACGATAGGCACTACCATATACAATTCAGTTATTGGTGTGCGTTTTATTTTAGTGTCGTCATTTGTCCGgtaataattcaacatGGAAGACGTAGAATACAACTTAGGAGTTAAGCAAATTTCCAAAACCAGATTTCAAGGTAACGCTCCATTAACGAAACCTCACCCATCTTCGCGTGGAGTATACGGTGGAAACCTTGCTGGGCAAGCATTACTAGTGGCAATTAGATCTTCGCCAGAAGGCTTTACTCCACATGCACTTCATTCATTCTTTGTCAAGGCGTGTTCGCCAGACACAGTAGTTGATTATGAAGTCGAAGTTGTAAGTCAAGgtaataatttttgtaaCAGGCTGGTGAAAGCTATCCAAGACGGAGAGATTAAGTATATTGCCAATATTTCGTTAACGAGAaggaattcaaataaagattcgactgaaaaatatttgaagtaTAAGAAAAAGGTAGAAGAACATGGGGAAGACGAAGATGAGACTCCTGTTCAGAAGCCATTTGGCTTTGGTACGCCTTATCCAAAGTGGTTAAAGGATTCACCAGCCGAAAGTTTGAAGCTAGATGTTAGAGGCAAAAACAGACTAATTTATCACAAAATCCCCCCACAAATGAATCAACTAGACATAACCAAAAATGAAGACAAGATTGCACCAAGCGAAAGAAAGCTATCATTCTATGTTAAATGGGGCAATGATGGTGAAGTTGAGATCAAGGATCCTGCGTTCCATTACGTTGGTTTGGGAGTTTTATCTGattccttcttcttgacGAGATTGGCTAGAGTATTGCGAATTCCGGGCCTTGAGTATTCTAATACCGTTCACTATTTTTCCCTTTCCTTAGACCATATAATGTATTTCCATGATACTGATTTTGATGTTACCGAATGGATGGGATTCAGTTTCAAAAATGtcaaattttccaataatagaGCTTTATTAGAAGGCGAAATGTATAATGAGAAAGGGGTTCATGTTGCCACAATTATTCAGGAAGGTTTGGTACACTTCAACGGCATAGAGAGAGACGCCAAGTTGTGaataatcaagaaaaattaatttagatatttattatatgtaGCATTTTTTAGTACAATAAAATTACGATACAAAATCAGCGCTCTTTAAAATCAGTGTAGAATTTGAACttgaattatcatcaaaGTACCCCATCATAACCAAGACTATGGCCATTGATCTGAATATGTTGGATCAGCGGCTAAAGCTGTTGAACAAGCAGGCAATTGATAACTTGATTGATATATTGCATGGAGTTTATACAactaaaaatttattgattttagaCCAACGCTTATCAACACTTATAAACTTTTTAACCCCATTCCTGAAATTAAAGGAAATAGCAAAAATAGATAAAACAATATGGATTGGAGACAACGTAGAGCAGGATATTCTACAGTCATTCGATGggtttattttcattttcaatgaGTCTCATGATAATCTTCAGGCCTTATTAAAGACAATCAAGCAAATtggaaagaaaaagataCATATTATTGTCAAACAATTAACGAAGTCTTTCATTTACGAAACCAATAAAGCTCTTAATGGTAATGTTACATTTGAGAAGATATGTGATATTAATACTGGTAAAGAAGTCATTAAATTTACATCAATGATTAGATTGTATAATTGGGAAATAAATCCAATAGTTATTGACGAGGAGGCGCGAGTGTTATCAATTGAAGCACCCTATGGAGGACTCGACTCTTACTTTAACCAACCATTACTACAATTATATGAATTGtctaattcatttataactttattggaaaattcGTTTAAAGCTTCTGATATGTCATtcttgaagttgaagaatatttatggTAAGGGCGATCATGCGAACTTATTGATTaacataattaataatgaaagaattcCTGAATATTTGAGCTTGAAGCTTTCTTCTTTAGAACAGGAATTTTATTTGACTAAGGCCAGAGGGAATACAGACTTAATAGTTGTCGAGAGGAATTTAGATTTTATTTCAGTCATACTAAACCAGTTGAATTACCAAGGCTTAATCgatgatttatttggtattgatattgacaaCGTTAAAGTTGGAGAGAACAGATacaaattaaatgatgaattgtATAATGAGTTAAAGCATTTGAACTTCGCCTCAATTGGtgttaaattaaataagttAGCAATATTTATTCAGAATGAATTCAGTACTAGAGACAATCTCCAAAGCTTAGGtgaaatgaaaaaattggtaaGCAATTTGGGAAACCTTACTTCGAAGCAGGACTTGATCAAGAAGCATACCTTTTTATCGGAgtcaatattgaattacATTAGAAATggtgatattgaaaataaaccGACCAGATCTAGTAAGAAGTATAacgaatatgaaaaattcctAAACTTCGAGAATGAGTTATTTGACATTGATTATAAAACACATATAAGTTATTTGCGAGACTTCCTTTCAGAGAATTTCAACTATAAAATTGTCTTATCAactataatattaatatcaacAGTAAATGATGGTATTAAAGAAAGGGATTTTGATTGGGtgtataatgaaattttagaCAACTTTGGTATGGAAATTATCTTTGTTATCGACAATTTAGTTGATAATAAAGTTGtgaaaattaatgataataatgacttGCTTGGCGGAGCTCTAACATACTTAACCAATCAAGATAAAagtgatgataatgataaagaaaataaggTCAATACTAAACTAGGTATCTCCGGTGGAAGTAATACGTACAAAAGTAATTACACATTGATAAAcaaattttggaatttaCACCCTCTAGTTGAAGAAACAACAGGAACAAAATCTGGATTGTTGATAGATGAGTATCCTAATCCATCGTTTACCTTGCCATCAAGCACTGTACCATTGCTTTCAAGAATAATTGAATCACTATATGTACGGgactttcttcaatataaaCCTGTGAATAATACTAGCAAAAGACCGAATTGGGATAAACTCGGGTTAGATACAATGTTCCAAGGAAAAACAACTGACATTAACATTGATGATACTCTGGATGATAGAAATACCGATTCGAACGCCGGTCAGGGTGAACAGTATGTAGTGGTCATATTCGTTGGAGGTGTTACAAGAGGAGAAATCAGCTGCCTAAGATATTTAGAACAACGATTGCAGACGATCGGTATCATCAAACGCTTCATTATCCTCACCAGTGGTATAGTGAACAGTGATAAATTGCTTGATGTTTTCAAGAGATAGTTAAATTTGCGCTGGCAACCCTCCTCTTCGTATAGAGTACATAGAGCATAATACTTACAAGCCCGATCCCCCAAGAATACCACTCAATCTTCAAGAATCCAAGTTCTCACGTTCGCATCCTTGGCTGATCCTTCACCATATCTTTATACTACAATCGTGGGGTATCCCCCTGTTTctcaataaaatttattagaaagaaGTATGTATATCCATAGCCAATCTTCCTCACTTCTCTCATTCAAGAAGCTCTACCATcgttcttcaaattcaattttataacATTTATTGTCGTTGTCTTAAAAATGGTgtattcatatatatattaatatgaCATGGTGTTTCGAATGAATTGAATGCAATGTCGTCTAAGCTGAATCTTCAGCTTCTTGTTGCGCCTTCAATTTAGCGTAGTATGCTTCTCTCTTGACAATCAATGGCTTGTGTTCGATATACCAGTATCCAGTAGCTAAAGCAAAGCCACATGCGAAACCAATGCTAATATCAGTAATGATTTTTCTCTTTAATGTACCTGTAATTGGAGCAATAGCCATCTTGTGTTTTCTAACCGTTGTtttaatcaaagaaataacAATTTTATCCCTCGTTTATACATATAGTAGGTTGAGAAAATCAGTTGATgctgaaaatttaaaataaatttcattgGTCAATAATAAGGCTTTTGTgtaatttataaatatggaCTCACTTCATCAAATCCCATTTAGTTTTCATACTATATACATAGTGTCGAATAttataagaaatatattgtaAGATGTTAGCTAGATCAAAGTTGATTACTCAAAAGGTTTCCACCAGAAACTTCCAAACTTCAGCCAGAAGCTTCAACGACATTTTTGGAAGTCCAAAATCCGGTGTTTACTCAAACATTCCTTTCAAGGTCAAGAACAGAAAGATTCCTATTAGTTTTTGGTTCTGGGGTATCACAGGTAGTTTATTTGCATTCCCATTCGTTAGTACTTACTGGCATTTAAAGAAGGCTGGTTCATTCATGgaataaattgtttaatttaGGTTACTATATACTAAATATCAAATCTTACTTTTTTAATTACAGGTTTATCAATTGAgttctttcttttcaaattcgGATGAGATGTAGGCGGATGGATCCAATCTTCATCGACAATGCTGTGTTCTGGGTCGTACGAGTCGACGGGGTTCTCGTTGATCTCGTTGATGGGGGATTTGGAGATTTCGTTCTTGGGGGATCCTAGGAACGAGTCCATAAAGTTTACTGACCCTAGATTCAATCCCAAGGAGTTAGTCAATGGTTCGGGTGTGGAAGAGGATGATTTGGGTTCTTCTTGTAGGTTGTTGAACGGGGCTTTCACTGGACGTGCCACTTCGGGTTTCGGAATCTGTGATATGCGCTCTACTATTGGTTTGCCCCAATCATTCACGTACTCTAATAGATCTGGATCTTCAGATATAGGCGTATTGAAGTGgaaaaacttcaaattgGGGGTTAGGTCGATTTCAATCTTAATTTGACTGGTATCTTCCTTAAACGTATTCAGACCCAAAAATTGCTTCTGCTGGAAACTTTGATCATCCATCACCTTCCTTGCCCCCTGTAGATCGGTGTGATAGGACGTAACGTTGTTTTCGAACTCTTGCTTCGAATTGCTTAGAATACTGTCGCTAACATTATTGATTACCGAGATAACATTATTTCGAATCCTATTATTAGCATCAAGGAACTCCTTTACCTTTTCATTTGTCTGGGgaaatttttccaattcgCCGTTTAGTACAATGATGTACTGCAATAAGCAGTTGCCTTCTCTCAATAGCATATCAGGAGTTAGTTTCAATGGAAGACTCGGCTGATTTGTTTGACTAATCGAGGTGGCTCGTATTATAAACTGCTCGATCTTTTGTATAACTTTTGCAGGGAATAACTCCAACCCAGAATTGGTCCTACCATTGCTCCACGTCTTGAAGAGATTAATTAAGTTTTGTCTTGTGGGTGTATCCGTCACAACCAAGTAAGTTTCagtgaaaattttatagaGCCTCgatccaaataataaattgtatgGATTCCCTATATTCTTACAAATAGAATCTAGTAAATAAACCGTAAAAAGCTTATACTGTGGCAAacattttttaattctttcttctataatatcaacaatttccGATGCCTGGTCTGTACTCTTTTCTGCAATGGTTGTTAGTTCAGTAATCAACGTTCGGGAATTCAATGTCAATGACGATAGTAAGTGTTGGTAATAGTCAGGATTGAAAGGTTCGTCTATGTCCATTATTACTTTACTTTATAATACAAGAGAGAAAGTTACCAGAATGTACAAATAAAATGATTGCAAGATTCTTACTTTTTATAATCAGTTTTGcacaaatattattatggtTTGAATAAGAGTGTTCATTAAGTAAATAGCTAGCCAATAACTAGCGATTATTTACTATActttatttttgatttatagTGATGGATAAGAAGAGATATAAGATGGTCCAATTTTCATGTCGCGGTTTTGTGTTTATTAGCATCATCACCACATTAAgatgatattcttcattgaaACCTTACCAATTTCAACGTAGAGTATATGAAGAGGACATTACTATGTAGTTCATAAGGATGGATTGGTATAGGTAGAGTCATCTCGTCCATTTTGTAGCGTAATGGTTATTGCAAATTGAGAAGTCCGTTCGGACCCCCTCTAGTATGACCACCAATCACTTTTACATTCTACAAAATTAAGGCCATCTTCAGGTTATGTAACGTGGTAGAATATGTTGCACAATGTACTACTTATCGAAGTATTTTCGTTATTCGGATGTCTTCTCCTCTGATTGACTCGAGAATAGCGGAACCGGAGTTAGCAGTGCGGAATCGCTTTTTTGTTGACTCACTCCAACCTTTCATATAAATTGAACGTAGCCATATAAATCGGCAAACGTTTTTAAGTTGATTTAGTGGattaatatacaattgAATCATAAAATATGTTCAGAAATGGAGTCATGAGAAACCCAGCTATGTCTGGGTACAGCAAATATTCAATGCGTTCATTTTCGTCGAGTTTAATCAACTTGGACAAAATTAAAGTGAAAAATCCGATTGTCGAATTAGATGGTGATGAAATGACCAGAATCATCTGGCAAAGAATCAAGGACAAATTAATTAACCCATACTTGGATGttgatttgaaatattacgATTTAGGTATTGAAAGTAGAGATAAAACAGACGATCAGATCACCATTGATGCGGCCAACGCCATTAAGGAATACGGGGTTGGTGTCAAGTGTGCTACGATCACACCTGATGAATCCagagttgaagaatttaacttgaagaagatgtGGTTGTCGCCAAATGGTACcattagaaatattttagGAGGTACCGTTTTCAGGGAAGCCATTATTATTCCTAGAATTCCAAGATTGGTACCAGGATGGAAGGAACCTATTGTCATTGGTAGACATGCACATGGTGACCAATATAAGGCTACTGACTTGGTCATTAACGAACCGGGTAAATTGGAAATGACTTTTACCCCAGAAAACGGTGGAGCTCCAGAAACTAGAACTGTGTACGATTACAAGGGACCTGGTGTCGGTTTAGCTATGTATAATACCGATGAGTCCATCATTGGTTTTGCCCATTCTTCCTTCAAGATGGCATTAACTAAGAAATTACCATTATACTTGTCAACCAAAAACactattttgaagaaatacgATGGAAGATTCAAAGACATTTTCCATGAAATTTATGAATCCACCtacaaaaaagaatttgaaaccAATAACATCTGGTACGAACATAgattaattgatgatatgGTTGCACAAATGATTAAATCTAAGGGTGGTTTTGTCATGGCCTTGAAGAACTATGATGGTGATGTGCAATCTGATATTGTTGCCCAAGGATTTGGTTCATTGGGTTTAATGACTTCTGTTTTGATGACCCCAGATGGTAAGACCTTCGAAAGTGAAGCTGCACACGGTACTGTCACAAGACATTTCAGACAACATCAACAAGGTAAGGAAACTTCAACCAACTCGATTGCCTCCATTTTTGCCTGGACTAGAGGTATTGCTCAAAGAGGTAGATTAGATGACACCCCAGATGTCGTAAAATTCGCCGAAATTGTGGAAAAGGCTACCTTTGATACTGTTCAAGAAGATGGTATTATGACTAAGGATTTGGCTTTAGCTCTTGGCAGAACCGATAGAGAATCCTACGTAACCACAACTGAATTTTTGGATGCAGTTTCTGACAAGTTACAGAAACAAGTCCAAGTTTAGAACTGgcaaatataattttttaattcttttggAGTCATAAATAGCAATCAGGAAATGCTTATGATTTCCATTACGTAAATATAAACAATATATACATTAATGAACATGTTA harbors:
- a CDS encoding DEHA2E10692p (highly similar to uniprot|P21954 Saccharomyces cerevisiae YDL066W IDP1 Mitochondrial NADP-specific isocitrate dehydrogenase catalyzes the oxidation of isocitrate to alpha-ketoglutarate), giving the protein MFRNGVMRNPAMSGYSKYSMRSFSSSLINLDKIKVKNPIVELDGDEMTRIIWQRIKDKLINPYLDVDLKYYDLGIESRDKTDDQITIDAANAIKEYGVGVKCATITPDESRVEEFNLKKMWLSPNGTIRNILGGTVFREAIIIPRIPRLVPGWKEPIVIGRHAHGDQYKATDLVINEPGKLEMTFTPENGGAPETRTVYDYKGPGVGLAMYNTDESIIGFAHSSFKMALTKKLPLYLSTKNTILKKYDGRFKDIFHEIYESTYKKEFETNNIWYEHRLIDDMVAQMIKSKGGFVMALKNYDGDVQSDIVAQGFGSLGLMTSVLMTPDGKTFESEAAHGTVTRHFRQHQQGKETSTNSIASIFAWTRGIAQRGRLDDTPDVVKFAEIVEKATFDTVQEDGIMTKDLALALGRTDRESYVTTTEFLDAVSDKLQKQVQV